The following proteins are encoded in a genomic region of Protaetiibacter sp. SSC-01:
- a CDS encoding acetate/propionate family kinase translates to MRNVFVLNVGSSSIKYQLLDVEDGTVHGEGVVERIGLKGSGVADHARALEVVLEELPDVPIDAVGHRIVHGGTRFVQATVIDDAVEREIEALADLAPLHNPPGLAGIRAARAVLTDVPHVAVFDTAFHATISPAARDYAIDAEVAARTRIRRFGFHGTSIGYVSRIAAQLLGRERDPELRLVVLHLGNGASAAAVLGGRSLDTSMGMTPLEGLVMGTRSGDIDPAIPLYLAREHGYTFAELDELLNKKSGLLGLAGRSDMRELVNAANAGNERATHALDVYVHRLRHYIGAYAAELGGIDAVVFTAGVGENSSYVRRRAIAGLEFLGLSIDSERNNASSREPRYTSPDGSPAAVLVIPTNEELEIARETREAASR, encoded by the coding sequence ATCCGGAACGTCTTCGTGCTCAACGTGGGCTCGAGCTCGATCAAGTACCAGCTGCTCGACGTCGAAGACGGCACGGTGCATGGCGAGGGCGTCGTCGAGCGGATCGGGCTCAAGGGCTCGGGCGTCGCCGACCACGCCCGCGCGCTCGAGGTCGTGCTCGAGGAGCTTCCGGATGTGCCCATCGACGCCGTCGGGCACCGTATCGTCCATGGCGGCACGCGCTTCGTGCAGGCCACCGTCATCGACGACGCCGTCGAGCGCGAGATCGAAGCCCTCGCCGACCTCGCGCCGCTCCACAACCCGCCCGGCCTCGCCGGCATCCGCGCGGCCCGCGCCGTGCTCACCGACGTGCCCCACGTCGCCGTGTTCGACACCGCGTTCCACGCGACCATCAGCCCCGCGGCGCGCGACTACGCGATCGACGCGGAGGTCGCGGCGCGCACGCGCATCCGGCGCTTCGGATTCCACGGCACCTCGATCGGGTACGTCTCGCGCATCGCGGCCCAGCTGCTCGGCCGTGAGCGCGACCCGGAGCTGCGGCTCGTCGTGCTGCACCTCGGCAACGGGGCGTCGGCGGCGGCCGTGCTCGGCGGACGCTCGCTCGACACGTCGATGGGGATGACGCCGCTCGAGGGGCTCGTAATGGGCACGCGGTCGGGCGACATCGACCCCGCGATCCCGCTCTACCTCGCGCGCGAGCACGGCTACACCTTCGCCGAGCTCGACGAGCTGCTCAACAAGAAGTCGGGCCTGCTCGGGCTCGCCGGGCGCAGCGACATGCGCGAGCTCGTGAACGCGGCGAACGCCGGCAATGAGCGCGCGACGCACGCCCTCGACGTGTACGTGCACCGGCTGCGGCACTACATCGGCGCGTACGCGGCCGAGCTCGGCGGCATCGACGCCGTCGTGTTCACGGCGGGCGTCGGCGAGAACTCGTCGTACGTGCGACGGCGTGCGATCGCGGGGCTCGAGTTCCTCGGCCTCTCGATCGACTCCGAGCGCAACAACGCGTCGTCGCGCGAGCCGCGCTACACCTCCCCCGACGGCTCACCCGCCGCGGTGCTCGTGATCCCCACGAACGAGGAGCTCGAGATCGCGCGAGAGACACGCGAAGCCGCCTCGCGCTAG